A part of Sulfurifustis variabilis genomic DNA contains:
- a CDS encoding glycerate kinase type-2 family protein, translated as MALDPRRALLEIFEAAVSAVNGARRVREFLQAHPPAGPVHLIAVGKAACPMARGAAEALGDGVRRGLVITKHGYAEPLPWPVLPAGHPVPDSASLAAGDRLLEYIKELPPDASVLVLLSGGASALVERLPEGAGLEHLRSLNEWILASGRDISAANRIRKRLSLIKGGRLAALLSPRKTLCLAVSDVPGDDPRYIGSGPLVADASIGQEPIDDAPPELRALLEHAPPVPVEGDPVFTGVRFEIVARPEDAKQAAARAARERGLAVTCEAEPLAGDALAAGARLATRLLQSGPRRVHVWGGETTVRLPYAPGRGGRNQSLALAAAVVLRGHPHSFLLAAGTDGTDGPTDDAGALVDGETITRGEAAGLSASGALARADAGTFLEASGDLIRTGPTGTNVMDLVLGLRLPP; from the coding sequence GTGGCCCTCGATCCGCGGCGGGCGTTGCTCGAGATCTTCGAGGCCGCCGTCTCCGCGGTGAACGGGGCACGGCGTGTTCGCGAGTTTCTGCAGGCGCACCCGCCCGCCGGTCCTGTCCATCTCATCGCTGTCGGCAAGGCCGCCTGTCCGATGGCCCGCGGCGCCGCCGAGGCGCTCGGCGACGGTGTTCGCCGCGGACTCGTCATCACCAAGCATGGCTACGCAGAGCCGCTGCCCTGGCCGGTCCTCCCCGCGGGTCATCCCGTTCCGGATTCCGCGAGTCTCGCGGCGGGCGATCGCCTGCTCGAGTACATCAAGGAGCTCCCGCCCGATGCGTCCGTGCTGGTGCTGCTCTCCGGCGGTGCCTCGGCGCTCGTCGAGCGCCTCCCGGAAGGTGCGGGACTCGAGCACCTGCGCAGCCTGAACGAGTGGATTCTCGCCTCCGGCCGGGACATCTCCGCGGCGAACCGCATCCGCAAGCGCCTCTCGCTCATCAAGGGCGGCCGGCTCGCCGCGCTGCTGTCGCCGCGGAAGACGCTGTGCCTCGCCGTCTCCGACGTGCCGGGCGACGACCCGCGGTACATCGGCTCCGGGCCGCTCGTCGCCGACGCATCGATCGGCCAGGAACCGATCGACGACGCGCCGCCGGAGCTGCGCGCGCTGCTGGAGCACGCGCCGCCCGTGCCGGTTGAGGGTGACCCGGTCTTTACCGGAGTGCGTTTCGAGATCGTCGCGCGTCCGGAGGACGCGAAGCAGGCGGCCGCCCGGGCCGCGCGGGAACGAGGGCTCGCGGTGACGTGCGAAGCCGAGCCGCTGGCCGGCGACGCGCTCGCCGCCGGTGCCCGTCTCGCGACGCGGCTGTTACAATCCGGGCCTCGGCGCGTGCACGTCTGGGGCGGCGAGACGACCGTACGATTGCCATACGCGCCGGGGCGCGGCGGACGCAATCAGAGCCTGGCCCTGGCCGCCGCTGTGGTGCTCCGTGGTCACCCGCACAGCTTTCTGCTCGCCGCCGGAACGGACGGGACCGATGGCCCCACGGATGATGCCGGGGCGCTGGTGGACGGAGAGACGATCACCCGCGGAGAAGCGGCCGGCCTTTCCGCATCGGGCGCGCTCGCCCGCGCAGACGCGGGGACGTTTCTCGAGGCCAGCGGCGACTTGATCCGAACGGGACCGACGGGCACCAACGTGATGGATCTGGTACTCGGGCTGCGCCTGCCACCCTGA
- a CDS encoding CvpA family protein, which translates to MSFDVNAFDYLMLTVLVAFMFTGALRGFVLEVLSLVLWPVSAFIAWLFAEPAASWFDSLINEPQLRLVAAFVVVFLVVFLIGTVVVYFVNRILPLRGALRTPNVVLGGIVGLLRGGIILVIVFLVAGITALPQRTWWRESLFAPHLQRAAVSVKQYLPQDVARHIRYG; encoded by the coding sequence GTGTCTTTCGACGTGAACGCCTTCGACTACCTGATGCTGACCGTGCTCGTCGCCTTCATGTTCACGGGCGCGCTGCGCGGCTTCGTGCTCGAGGTGCTGTCGCTGGTCCTTTGGCCGGTTTCGGCGTTCATCGCCTGGCTGTTCGCGGAGCCCGCCGCATCGTGGTTCGACAGCCTGATCAACGAACCGCAGCTGCGCCTGGTCGCCGCGTTCGTGGTCGTGTTTCTGGTGGTGTTCCTGATCGGCACCGTGGTCGTTTACTTCGTCAACCGGATCCTGCCGCTGCGCGGCGCCCTCCGCACGCCGAACGTCGTGCTCGGCGGCATCGTGGGACTCCTGCGCGGGGGCATCATCCTGGTGATCGTGTTCCTCGTCGCCGGCATCACCGCGTTGCCGCAGCGCACGTGGTGGCGCGAGTCCCTCTTCGCGCCGCACCTGCAGCGTGCCGCGGTATCCGTCAAGCAATATCTCCCGCAGGATGTTGCCCGGCATATCCGCTATGGCTAG
- the purF gene encoding amidophosphoribosyltransferase, which translates to MCGIVGVLGKGTVNQALYDGLTVLQHRGQDAAGIMTSDGKRVYLRKDNGLVRDVFQQRHMEGLVGNMGIGHARYPTAGCDTPNEAQPFYVNSPFGLAIAHNGNLTNADRLAEELFREDLRHINTTSDSEILLNVLAHELHAVSRLRLSPDDIFRAVAAVHRRARGAYAVVVLIVGFGILAFRDPHGIRPLVYGRRETDKGPEHMIASESVALDVLGFKLVRDVGPGEAVFIDMEGQVHWRQCADNPQHTPCIFEFVYFARPDSMIDGIYVHKTRLRMGEKLAQKIKREWKHLDIETVIPIPDTSRTAALQMSYALGVKFREGFIKNRYIGRTFIMPGQAERKKSVRAKLNAIDVEFKGRNVLLVDDSIVRGTTSAQIIQMAREAGARKVYFASAAPPVRYPNVYGIDMPAASELVASGRTEDEVCRLIGADALIYQDLPDLIESAREGNPRISRFDASCFDGVYVTGDVSLDYLKKVERNRNDAARSKRAAAGGNEQQTAEVLTFPR; encoded by the coding sequence ATGTGCGGCATCGTCGGCGTCCTCGGTAAGGGTACCGTGAACCAGGCCCTTTACGACGGGCTCACGGTCTTGCAGCACCGCGGGCAGGACGCCGCGGGCATCATGACGAGCGACGGCAAGCGCGTGTACCTGCGCAAGGACAACGGCCTGGTGCGGGACGTGTTCCAGCAGCGGCACATGGAAGGGCTCGTCGGAAACATGGGCATTGGCCACGCGCGCTACCCCACGGCCGGATGCGACACGCCGAACGAAGCCCAGCCGTTCTACGTGAACTCCCCGTTCGGCCTCGCGATCGCGCACAACGGCAACCTGACGAACGCCGACCGGCTGGCCGAGGAGCTGTTCCGCGAGGACCTCCGGCACATCAACACCACCTCCGATTCGGAGATCCTGCTCAACGTCCTGGCGCACGAGCTCCATGCCGTGAGCCGCCTGCGGCTTTCGCCCGACGACATCTTTCGCGCGGTCGCGGCCGTGCACCGGCGGGCGCGCGGCGCGTATGCCGTGGTCGTGCTGATCGTCGGCTTCGGCATCCTCGCCTTCCGCGACCCGCACGGCATCCGCCCGCTGGTCTACGGGCGGCGCGAGACCGACAAGGGTCCGGAGCACATGATCGCTTCGGAGTCGGTCGCGCTCGACGTGCTCGGCTTCAAGCTGGTGCGCGACGTCGGTCCGGGCGAGGCGGTGTTCATCGACATGGAGGGGCAGGTGCACTGGCGCCAGTGCGCGGACAACCCGCAGCATACGCCCTGCATCTTCGAGTTCGTGTACTTCGCCCGGCCGGACTCCATGATCGACGGCATCTACGTGCACAAGACGCGCCTGCGCATGGGCGAAAAGCTCGCGCAGAAGATCAAGCGCGAATGGAAGCACCTCGACATCGAGACGGTCATTCCGATCCCGGACACCTCGCGCACGGCTGCGCTGCAGATGTCGTACGCGCTCGGCGTCAAGTTCCGCGAGGGGTTCATCAAGAACCGCTACATCGGCCGCACGTTCATCATGCCGGGGCAGGCGGAGCGCAAGAAGTCCGTCCGCGCCAAGCTCAACGCCATCGACGTCGAATTCAAGGGCAGGAACGTGCTGCTGGTCGACGACTCGATCGTACGCGGCACGACGTCGGCCCAGATCATCCAGATGGCCCGCGAGGCGGGGGCGCGCAAGGTGTACTTTGCCTCCGCGGCTCCTCCGGTCCGGTACCCGAACGTTTACGGCATCGACATGCCGGCCGCGAGCGAGCTCGTCGCGTCCGGGCGGACCGAGGACGAGGTGTGCCGCCTGATCGGCGCCGACGCCCTCATCTACCAGGACCTGCCCGATCTCATCGAGTCGGCACGCGAGGGCAACCCGCGCATCAGCCGTTTCGACGCTTCCTGCTTCGACGGCGTGTACGTGACCGGGGACGTGAGCCTCGACTACCTGAAGAAGGTGGAGCGCAACCGCAACGACGCGGCGCGGAGCAAGCGGGCGGCCGCGGGTGGGAACGAGCAGCAGACCGCCGAGGTGTTGACGTTCCCGCGCTGA
- the folC gene encoding bifunctional tetrahydrofolate synthase/dihydrofolate synthase, with translation MRSLGDWLAWIEKLHPRTIELGLERVAAVLERMGLRHPPFTVLTVGGTNGKGSTVALCDAMLRAAGYRVGAYTSPHLIRYNERVRVDGVMATDAELTAAFERIEASRGQTPLTYFEYGTLAALDVLREKDVDIAVLEVGMGGRLDAVNAVDPVAAVVTSIGIDHTAWLGPDRESIGREKAGIFRENVPAVCGDADPPRSLLDAAREVGARLYLLGRDFEAEPATNGWNFRFGARVRTGLPYPRLRGAHQLRNAAAALAALETLTDRFPVTQAHIREGLVTAFVPGRFQVLPGAPTVVLDVAHNVEAARALAETLRQHRVAGRTLAVFGMLIDKPIAEVAAVMRPLIDEWHVAVLDGARAATAEQSVQALKQGGVDRPVACHAGAHAAFEAARHAAGAGDRIVVFGSFYTVGGILAHLDPAGSP, from the coding sequence GTGCGCTCCCTCGGCGACTGGCTCGCCTGGATCGAGAAGCTCCATCCCCGGACGATCGAGCTCGGTCTCGAGCGCGTCGCGGCGGTGCTCGAGCGCATGGGCCTGCGCCATCCGCCGTTCACGGTCCTCACCGTCGGCGGAACGAACGGCAAAGGTTCCACGGTGGCGCTGTGCGACGCGATGCTGCGTGCCGCGGGCTATCGGGTCGGCGCCTACACCTCGCCTCACCTCATCCGCTACAACGAGCGCGTACGCGTCGACGGCGTCATGGCGACGGACGCCGAGCTGACGGCGGCCTTCGAGCGCATCGAGGCGTCGCGCGGACAGACGCCGCTCACTTACTTCGAGTACGGCACGCTCGCCGCATTGGACGTTCTGCGCGAAAAGGACGTCGACATCGCCGTGCTCGAGGTGGGGATGGGCGGGAGGCTCGACGCCGTGAACGCGGTCGATCCGGTGGCGGCGGTCGTGACCTCCATCGGCATCGACCATACCGCCTGGCTCGGACCCGACCGGGAAAGCATCGGGCGGGAGAAGGCGGGAATCTTCAGGGAGAACGTCCCCGCCGTCTGCGGAGACGCCGACCCGCCGCGCAGCCTGCTCGACGCCGCCCGCGAGGTGGGGGCGCGGCTTTACCTTCTCGGTCGCGATTTCGAGGCGGAGCCGGCGACCAACGGCTGGAACTTCCGTTTCGGGGCGCGCGTGCGCACGGGCCTGCCATACCCCCGGCTGCGCGGCGCCCACCAGCTCCGCAACGCGGCCGCCGCGCTCGCGGCGCTCGAAACGCTGACGGATCGTTTTCCCGTCACCCAGGCCCACATCCGCGAAGGGCTGGTGACGGCATTCGTCCCCGGGCGGTTCCAGGTTCTGCCCGGCGCGCCCACGGTGGTGCTCGACGTGGCGCACAACGTCGAAGCGGCCCGGGCGCTGGCCGAAACGCTGCGCCAACACCGGGTTGCCGGCCGCACGCTCGCGGTCTTCGGGATGCTGATCGACAAGCCGATCGCCGAGGTTGCCGCGGTGATGCGGCCGCTCATCGACGAGTGGCACGTCGCGGTACTCGACGGCGCGCGAGCGGCCACCGCCGAGCAGTCGGTACAAGCGCTGAAGCAGGGCGGGGTGGACAGACCCGTCGCCTGTCATGCCGGAGCGCATGCCGCCTTCGAGGCGGCCCGGCACGCTGCCGGCGCGGGAGACCGCATCGTGGTGTTTGGCTCGTTCTACACCGTCGGTGGTATACTGGCGCACCTCGATCCGGCGGGTAGCCCCTAG
- the trpA gene encoding tryptophan synthase subunit alpha, with the protein MSRLAQQFAILKKQRRTALIPYVMAGDPAPWITVPLMHALVRSGVNVIELGVPFSDPMADGPIIQRAAERAIKHHIGLKRVLEIVREFRTKDTTTPIVLMGYLNPIEVTGHEAFAAQAEAAGVDGVLTVDLPPEEAQPVLAAFERHGLDPIFLIAPTTGPDRMRTIAQAARGFIYYVSLRGVTGASHLNVNEVSRKIQAIRRLTELPVGVGFGISGPETAAEVAQFADAVVVGSAIVRRMEENAAHPERILAEVPSFVGRLRSAMDRASETRAAGGAR; encoded by the coding sequence GTGTCGCGCCTCGCCCAGCAGTTCGCGATTTTGAAGAAGCAGCGCCGGACGGCGCTGATTCCCTACGTGATGGCGGGCGACCCGGCCCCCTGGATCACCGTGCCGCTCATGCATGCGCTCGTGCGCTCGGGGGTGAACGTGATCGAGCTCGGCGTCCCGTTTTCGGACCCCATGGCGGACGGTCCCATCATCCAGCGCGCGGCAGAGCGGGCGATCAAGCACCATATCGGGCTGAAGCGCGTCCTCGAAATCGTGCGCGAGTTCCGCACCAAGGATACGACGACGCCGATCGTCCTGATGGGCTACCTGAACCCGATTGAGGTGACAGGCCACGAGGCCTTCGCCGCCCAGGCCGAGGCAGCGGGCGTGGACGGGGTGCTGACGGTCGACCTGCCGCCCGAGGAGGCCCAACCGGTGCTCGCGGCGTTCGAGCGCCACGGCCTCGACCCCATCTTTCTGATCGCGCCGACCACCGGGCCGGACCGCATGCGTACCATCGCGCAGGCGGCCCGCGGCTTCATCTATTATGTATCCCTGCGAGGGGTCACGGGGGCGAGCCACCTGAACGTGAACGAAGTGAGCAGGAAGATCCAGGCGATCCGCCGGCTGACCGAGCTGCCGGTCGGTGTCGGGTTCGGCATCAGCGGTCCGGAGACCGCCGCGGAAGTCGCGCAATTCGCCGACGCGGTCGTCGTCGGCAGCGCCATCGTGCGGCGCATGGAGGAGAACGCGGCCCATCCCGAGCGCATCCTCGCCGAAGTCCCGTCCTTCGTGGGCCGCCTGCGCTCCGCGATGGACCGCGCGAGCGAAACCCGCGCGGCAGGAGGCGCGCGATGA
- a CDS encoding peptidylprolyl isomerase: MIHMKTNFGTIVIEVFEDKAPKTAANFLQYVRDRFYDATIFHRVIDNFVIQGGGFGPGMTQKIGRPPIENEAKNGLRNSRGTLAMARASDPHSASSQFFINLADNDFLNYTASTPAGWGYCVFGRVVDGMQVVDQIKGVPTGTRLGFKDVPLADVIVEEVRVVDVK, translated from the coding sequence ATGATCCACATGAAGACCAACTTCGGCACCATCGTCATCGAGGTGTTCGAGGACAAGGCGCCGAAGACCGCGGCCAATTTCCTCCAGTACGTGCGCGACCGGTTCTATGACGCCACGATCTTCCATCGCGTCATCGACAACTTCGTCATACAGGGCGGCGGGTTCGGACCGGGCATGACGCAGAAGATCGGCCGGCCGCCGATCGAGAACGAGGCGAAGAACGGCCTGCGGAACAGCCGCGGCACGCTGGCGATGGCGCGGGCGAGCGATCCGCACTCCGCGTCGAGCCAGTTCTTCATCAATCTCGCCGACAACGACTTTTTGAACTACACGGCATCCACCCCGGCCGGCTGGGGTTACTGCGTGTTCGGGCGGGTGGTCGACGGCATGCAGGTCGTCGACCAGATCAAGGGCGTTCCGACCGGAACGCGCCTCGGTTTCAAGGACGTGCCGCTCGCCGACGTGATCGTCGAGGAGGTACGGGTGGTGGACGTCAAGTAG
- a CDS encoding O-succinylhomoserine sulfhydrylase: MSHDEEQWGPATRAVRAGQVRTSEGEHAEPIFPTSSFAFKSAAEAAARFSGESPGNIYSRFTNPTVRTFEQRLAALEGGERCVAFASGMAAILAICLGLLRSGDHIVASRSIFGTTVMLFQNYLARFGVETSFVPLTAYDAWERAVRPNTRLFFVETPSNPLTEVADIARLAKLAHAHKALLAVDNCFCTPALQLPIPLGADLVIHSATKYLDGQGRCVGGAVVGSETLVGKEIFGVLRTAGPSMSPFNAWVFLKGLETLPLRMKAHSENALELALWLERQPRVKRVYFPGLASHPQHALARRQQTGFGGIVSFEVEGGKDGAWRLIDSTRLISITANLGDTKTTITHPATTTHGRLTPEQRAEAGISDGLVRVSVGLEDVEDLQRDLARGLG; this comes from the coding sequence ATGTCGCACGACGAGGAGCAGTGGGGTCCGGCCACCCGCGCGGTGCGCGCGGGCCAGGTCCGCACCAGCGAGGGCGAGCACGCCGAGCCGATCTTTCCGACCTCGAGCTTCGCCTTCAAGAGCGCGGCCGAGGCGGCCGCGCGCTTCTCGGGCGAGAGTCCGGGCAACATCTACTCGCGCTTCACGAACCCGACGGTGCGCACGTTCGAGCAGCGCCTCGCGGCGCTGGAGGGGGGCGAGCGGTGCGTGGCCTTCGCCTCCGGCATGGCGGCGATCCTCGCGATCTGCCTCGGGCTGCTCAGGAGCGGCGATCACATCGTCGCCTCGCGCTCGATCTTCGGCACGACGGTCATGCTGTTCCAGAACTACCTCGCGCGTTTCGGCGTCGAGACCAGCTTCGTGCCGCTCACGGCGTATGACGCGTGGGAGCGGGCCGTGCGGCCGAACACCCGGCTCTTCTTCGTCGAGACGCCCTCGAACCCGCTGACGGAAGTGGCCGACATCGCCCGGCTCGCCAAGCTTGCCCACGCCCATAAGGCGCTCCTCGCCGTGGACAACTGCTTCTGCACGCCCGCGCTGCAGCTCCCGATTCCGCTCGGCGCCGACCTGGTGATCCATTCCGCCACCAAGTACCTGGACGGACAGGGGCGCTGCGTCGGGGGCGCCGTCGTGGGGAGCGAGACGCTCGTCGGCAAGGAGATCTTCGGCGTGCTGCGGACGGCCGGGCCGAGCATGAGCCCCTTCAACGCCTGGGTTTTCCTCAAGGGCCTCGAGACCCTGCCGCTGCGCATGAAGGCGCACAGCGAGAACGCGCTCGAGTTGGCGCTGTGGCTCGAGCGCCAGCCGCGCGTGAAGCGGGTCTACTTTCCGGGTCTCGCGTCGCACCCGCAGCATGCGCTGGCACGCCGTCAGCAGACGGGCTTCGGCGGCATCGTCTCCTTCGAGGTCGAGGGCGGAAAGGACGGCGCCTGGCGCCTGATCGACTCGACGCGCCTGATCTCCATCACCGCGAATCTCGGAGACACGAAGACCACGATCACCCACCCCGCGACGACGACGCACGGCCGCCTCACGCCGGAACAGCGCGCCGAGGCCGGCATCAGCGACGGACTCGTGCGTGTCTCGGTCGGCCTCGAAGACGTCGAGGATCTGCAACGCGACTTGGCCCGCGGGCTGGGGTAG
- the accD gene encoding acetyl-CoA carboxylase, carboxyltransferase subunit beta, with protein sequence MSWFDKLIPPKIKSQGGAKKGAVPEGLWRKCPACGAVLYSAEIEKNQSVCTKCDHHMRIGARRRLELFLDPEPREEIGANLGPVDVLKFKDLKRYKDRLSEAQRETGERDALVVMQGALQGLPLVGMAFEFNFMGGSMGSVVGERFVRGVNVCLERRIPLVCFSASGGARMQEGLFSLMQMAKTAAALTQLGERGIPYISVLTDPTMGGVSASLAMLGDVIIAEPKALIGFAGPRVIEQTVREKLPEGFQRSEFLLSHGAIDLILDRRELRERIARLLATLTREPPAGVVRAPETDTEHT encoded by the coding sequence ATGAGCTGGTTCGACAAGCTGATTCCTCCGAAGATCAAGAGCCAGGGCGGCGCGAAGAAAGGCGCGGTGCCCGAGGGGCTCTGGCGCAAATGCCCCGCCTGCGGCGCGGTGCTCTACTCGGCCGAGATCGAGAAGAATCAAAGCGTCTGCACGAAGTGCGATCACCATATGCGCATCGGCGCGCGCCGACGCCTGGAACTCTTCCTCGACCCCGAGCCGCGGGAGGAGATCGGCGCGAACCTGGGTCCGGTCGACGTCCTCAAGTTCAAGGATCTCAAGCGCTACAAGGACCGGCTGAGCGAGGCGCAGCGCGAGACCGGGGAGCGCGACGCGCTCGTCGTCATGCAGGGCGCTCTCCAGGGGCTGCCGCTGGTCGGCATGGCCTTCGAGTTCAACTTCATGGGCGGCTCGATGGGCTCGGTGGTCGGCGAGCGTTTCGTGCGCGGCGTGAACGTCTGTCTGGAACGGCGGATCCCGCTCGTGTGCTTCAGCGCAAGCGGCGGCGCGCGCATGCAGGAAGGGCTTTTTTCGCTCATGCAGATGGCGAAGACCGCGGCCGCGCTCACGCAGCTCGGGGAACGCGGCATTCCGTACATCTCGGTGCTCACTGATCCGACCATGGGTGGGGTGTCGGCGAGCCTCGCGATGCTGGGCGACGTCATCATCGCGGAGCCGAAGGCCCTGATCGGGTTCGCGGGCCCGCGCGTCATCGAACAGACCGTGCGCGAGAAGCTTCCCGAGGGCTTCCAGCGCTCGGAGTTCCTGCTGTCCCACGGCGCCATCGACCTCATCCTGGATCGACGGGAACTGCGTGAGCGCATTGCGCGCCTGCTCGCGACGCTGACGCGCGAGCCGCCGGCCGGCGTCGTTCGCGCCCCCGAGACCGATACCGAGCACACCTGA
- a CDS encoding SPOR domain-containing protein codes for MTQKDPGTEFNPRHRILGAVILVTAAVIFVPMILSERDPPTSTVAVAPTTVRLDDRQSEEVKVAVTDLRRPNTESPSAKPALVSVTAASSSAGAATPAPVPAEPTAKAATTQAAKPAVKAEPTKTAAKLDRGWVVQVGTFSNITNAERLEDKLREQGHAVRTERITLDAGKAVRLQVGPFRDKALALKAQAQIQKEIGLQGVVLAYP; via the coding sequence ATGACGCAGAAAGATCCCGGCACGGAGTTCAACCCCAGACACCGGATCCTCGGCGCCGTCATCCTCGTCACCGCCGCCGTGATCTTCGTTCCGATGATACTCAGCGAGCGGGATCCGCCGACCTCTACCGTCGCCGTCGCGCCGACGACGGTTCGCCTCGACGATCGGCAGAGCGAGGAGGTAAAGGTCGCGGTGACCGATCTCCGCCGGCCGAACACCGAATCGCCGTCCGCCAAACCCGCCCTGGTGTCCGTGACGGCGGCATCGTCTTCCGCCGGCGCCGCAACGCCGGCCCCCGTGCCGGCCGAGCCGACGGCCAAGGCCGCGACCACCCAGGCCGCGAAACCCGCGGTGAAGGCCGAGCCCACGAAGACCGCCGCCAAGCTCGATCGGGGATGGGTCGTGCAGGTGGGCACGTTCTCCAATATCACGAATGCCGAGCGGCTCGAGGACAAGCTGCGCGAGCAGGGACACGCGGTGCGGACCGAGCGCATCACGCTCGATGCCGGCAAGGCGGTGCGTCTGCAGGTCGGTCCCTTTCGCGACAAGGCGCTCGCGCTCAAGGCCCAGGCGCAGATCCAGAAGGAGATCGGGTTGCAGGGCGTCGTGCTCGCTTACCCGTAG
- a CDS encoding UDP-2,3-diacylglucosamine diphosphatase, with amino-acid sequence MATLFISDLHLTAARPEITALFLDFLAREARGADALYILGDLFEYWIGDEAVDAPEYRPMIAGLRGLTDAGVPLYVMHGNRDFLMGPAFERATGCRLLPDPARIDLYGTAVLLTHGDALCTRDEEYMTFRAVVRDPEWQRGFLTKSVAEREAIARNYRELSRQSTAAKRPEIMDVTPAAVTELLRARGVRDLIHGHTHRPAEHVFELDGAPARRVVLGDWYDQGSVLRCTPDGWSLATLTRVEARQRRMGRT; translated from the coding sequence GTGGCGACCCTCTTCATTTCGGACCTCCATCTGACGGCCGCTCGCCCGGAAATCACCGCGCTCTTTCTCGACTTCCTCGCCCGGGAGGCGCGGGGCGCGGACGCGCTCTACATTCTCGGCGACCTGTTCGAGTACTGGATCGGCGACGAGGCCGTCGACGCACCCGAGTACCGCCCGATGATCGCGGGGCTGCGGGGCCTGACCGACGCCGGCGTGCCGCTCTACGTCATGCACGGCAACCGCGATTTTCTGATGGGCCCCGCGTTCGAGCGTGCGACCGGCTGTCGTCTGCTTCCGGACCCCGCGCGGATCGACCTTTACGGCACCGCCGTGCTCCTGACGCACGGCGATGCGCTTTGTACGCGCGACGAGGAGTACATGACCTTCCGCGCGGTCGTGCGCGATCCGGAGTGGCAGCGGGGATTTCTGACGAAGAGCGTCGCCGAGCGCGAGGCGATCGCGCGCAATTACCGGGAGCTGAGCCGCCAGTCCACGGCCGCGAAGCGGCCCGAGATCATGGACGTGACGCCGGCTGCCGTCACCGAGCTGCTGCGCGCTCGCGGCGTGCGCGACTTGATCCACGGCCATACGCACCGGCCGGCCGAACACGTTTTCGAACTGGACGGCGCGCCGGCGCGACGCGTGGTCCTCGGCGACTGGTACGATCAGGGGAGCGTGCTGCGCTGCACGCCCGACGGATGGTCCCTCGCCACCCTGACGCGCGTCGAGGCCCGCCAGCGGCGCATGGGAAGGACTTAG